The Dethiosulfovibrio peptidovorans DSM 11002 genome has a window encoding:
- the upp gene encoding uracil phosphoribosyltransferase, whose translation MRIVIGSDHAGYELKMKLIPVLKAIGAEVSDFGTDSGDVSCDYPDIALQVAKIVATGEAEKGILVCGSGIGMSIAANKVPGAYCALCRDISDAEMSRRHNNSNMLSIGGRTTDFSVAEEIVKTWLGTDFDGDRHVRRTQKIKAYEHSLSKSFGQKRGEIVIFDHPLVQHKVSIIRDVKTSVKEFRELVKEISSLMVYEITRDLPLEMIDVETPLTTTKAYALAGKKLAIVPILRAGIGMVDGIIDLIPNAKVGFIGLYRDPETLEPVEYYCKLPGDIEDREIFLLDPMLATGGSSAAAIDMIKKKGAKRVSLVCLIAAPEGVERVHQAHPDVNVYCASLDSHLNDHGYIVPGLGDAGDRLFGTK comes from the coding sequence ATGCGTATAGTTATAGGTTCGGATCATGCAGGATATGAATTGAAAATGAAGCTCATCCCCGTCTTGAAAGCTATCGGTGCCGAAGTCTCTGACTTCGGCACCGATAGCGGAGATGTCTCCTGCGATTATCCAGATATAGCCTTGCAGGTCGCTAAAATCGTGGCCACCGGCGAGGCGGAAAAAGGAATCTTGGTATGCGGAAGCGGCATAGGTATGTCCATCGCTGCTAACAAGGTTCCCGGTGCTTATTGTGCGCTGTGCAGGGATATCTCGGATGCGGAGATGAGCCGCAGGCACAACAACTCGAATATGCTCTCCATAGGCGGACGTACGACCGATTTCTCCGTAGCGGAGGAGATTGTGAAAACCTGGCTGGGGACCGATTTCGACGGAGATAGACACGTCCGTCGCACTCAGAAGATCAAGGCTTACGAACACAGCCTATCAAAGTCTTTCGGACAAAAAAGAGGGGAGATCGTCATCTTCGATCACCCTCTCGTTCAGCATAAGGTCAGCATAATAAGGGATGTCAAGACGTCGGTAAAGGAGTTCCGAGAGCTGGTAAAGGAGATCTCCAGCCTTATGGTCTACGAGATAACCAGAGATCTTCCTCTCGAGATGATCGACGTCGAGACACCTCTCACTACCACAAAAGCCTACGCCTTGGCGGGGAAGAAGCTGGCGATAGTTCCCATTCTGAGGGCGGGGATCGGCATGGTCGACGGAATAATAGACCTGATTCCGAACGCGAAGGTCGGTTTTATAGGCCTATACAGGGATCCCGAAACGCTCGAGCCGGTGGAGTACTACTGTAAACTGCCCGGAGACATAGAGGATCGAGAGATCTTCCTGCTAGATCCGATGTTGGCCACAGGAGGATCCTCTGCCGCCGCTATCGATATGATCAAGAAAAAAGGAGCGAAGAGAGTCTCTCTGGTGTGTCTGATCGCAGCACCGGAAGGTGTCGAAAGGGTCCATCAGGCCCATCCGGACGTCAACGTGTACTGTGCTTCCCTGGACAGTCACCTCAACGATCACGGTTACATCGTTCCAGGCCTAGGCGACGCCGGGGATCGACTTTTCGGAACGAAGTGA
- a CDS encoding sodium ion-translocating decarboxylase subunit beta translates to MELYLQSLAKVLGESGFAALTWGNIAMLLVAFVFLYLAIVKGFEPLLLVPIAFGCVLVNLPLSGIMDEGGFLRYIFFGTQHEIYPVIIFMGIGALTDFAPLLANPITFLLGAAAQLGVFIALFGAMMLGFSVKEAASIAIIGGADGPTSIYLTMKLAPQILGAVAVAAYSYMSLVPLIQPPVIKMFTTKADRAIRMDNLRPVSKLEKVLFPIVCTVAAGLLLPMSVPLIGILMFGNLLRECGATERLSQAAQNEILNATTIFLGLSVGATMSAADFLTIDTIKIIVLGLVAFVASTVGGTLFGQLMKIMSGGKINPMIGAAGVSAVPMAARVVQNVSQKENPGNFLLMHAMGPNVAGVIGTAVAASVMLTLLS, encoded by the coding sequence ATGGAGCTGTATCTCCAGTCTTTGGCGAAGGTCTTAGGCGAGTCCGGATTCGCCGCTTTGACCTGGGGCAATATAGCGATGCTCCTGGTGGCCTTCGTCTTCCTTTACCTGGCCATTGTAAAGGGCTTCGAGCCTCTGCTTTTGGTGCCTATCGCTTTCGGATGTGTCCTGGTGAACCTTCCCCTCTCGGGAATAATGGATGAAGGCGGGTTTCTCCGATACATATTTTTCGGTACTCAGCATGAGATATATCCCGTTATAATCTTCATGGGTATAGGGGCCTTGACAGATTTCGCCCCTCTGCTGGCCAATCCGATAACCTTTTTGCTCGGCGCCGCCGCTCAGCTAGGTGTTTTTATCGCCCTTTTCGGAGCGATGATGCTGGGCTTCTCCGTAAAAGAGGCGGCCTCCATCGCTATCATCGGAGGTGCCGACGGTCCCACCAGCATCTATCTCACCATGAAGCTGGCACCTCAGATTTTGGGAGCTGTGGCAGTGGCGGCCTACAGCTATATGTCTCTGGTGCCTCTAATTCAGCCTCCGGTGATAAAGATGTTCACCACCAAGGCAGATAGGGCTATCAGGATGGATAACCTCAGACCGGTCAGCAAACTGGAAAAGGTCCTGTTTCCGATAGTCTGTACTGTGGCGGCTGGGTTGTTGCTTCCTATGTCTGTTCCCCTGATCGGTATTCTGATGTTCGGAAATCTTCTCAGGGAATGTGGAGCCACCGAGAGGCTGAGCCAAGCCGCTCAGAACGAGATCCTCAACGCCACCACGATCTTTCTCGGGCTTTCCGTCGGTGCGACCATGAGCGCCGCCGATTTCCTTACGATCGACACCATCAAGATCATCGTCCTCGGCCTGGTTGCCTTTGTCGCCAGCACTGTGGGAGGAACCCTCTTCGGTCAGCTCATGAAGATTATGAGCGGCGGAAAGATAAATCCGATGATCGGTGCCGCAGGGGTCTCCGCCGTTCCTATGGCGGCCAGGGTCGTTCAGAACGTCTCCCAGAAGGAGAACCCAGGGAATTTCCTGTTGATGCACGCAATGGGACCCAACGTCGCAGGCGTCATAGGGACAGCCGTCGCCGCGTCGGTTATGTTGACTCTTTTGAGTTGA
- a CDS encoding biotin/lipoyl-containing protein has protein sequence MADKYRVTVNGTAYEVEVESLGGGAQSAAAPATPSPAPKAAPAAAPAPKAAAPAPAPAPAAPAGGETVTAPMPGKVLRVVAGQGSSVSAGDVLMILEAMKMENEIVAPVGGTVTQLAAKEGASVNSGDVLAVIG, from the coding sequence ATGGCGGATAAGTACAGAGTGACGGTGAATGGAACTGCTTACGAGGTAGAGGTAGAAAGTCTTGGCGGAGGTGCTCAGAGCGCGGCTGCCCCTGCGACACCCTCTCCTGCCCCTAAGGCGGCTCCTGCCGCCGCTCCGGCTCCAAAAGCGGCTGCTCCTGCGCCCGCTCCCGCTCCTGCCGCTCCGGCTGGAGGGGAGACGGTGACGGCACCTATGCCGGGCAAGGTCCTCAGGGTAGTGGCCGGACAGGGATCCTCAGTCTCTGCCGGAGATGTTCTCATGATTCTAGAGGCCATGAAGATGGAGAACGAGATCGTTGCTCCCGTCGGAGGAACGGTAACTCAGCTGGCGGCCAAAGAAGGCGCATCTGTCAATAGCGGCGACGTCCTGGCCGTGATCGGCTAG
- a CDS encoding OadG family protein: MNQLFEGVHGAISLSLIAFSIVFFVLLGLTFVIYAIRFFAGQKGSAPTSRVSTGSAPSKPAQPSTASSVRSSDSSEEVVAAITGALIAKLGRGVRIVNVRPAGKENAGANGWSSWGRFDGMQGLDSSAWNVGGRR; this comes from the coding sequence ATGAATCAGTTATTTGAAGGTGTACACGGTGCCATCAGCCTGTCTCTCATAGCTTTCAGCATAGTTTTCTTCGTCCTCTTAGGACTTACCTTCGTCATCTATGCGATAAGGTTTTTCGCTGGACAGAAGGGGTCTGCACCGACCTCCAGGGTCTCTACGGGAAGTGCACCTAGTAAACCGGCTCAGCCAAGTACCGCTTCGTCCGTACGGTCCAGCGATTCCTCCGAGGAGGTAGTCGCGGCTATCACAGGAGCTTTGATAGCCAAGCTGGGACGAGGGGTCCGAATCGTCAACGTAAGGCCCGCTGGCAAGGAAAACGCCGGGGCCAACGGGTGGTCCAGCTGGGGACGTTTTGATGGTATGCAGGGATTGGATAGTTCCGCCTGGAATGTCGGCGGAAGAAGATAA
- a CDS encoding acyl-CoA carboxylase subunit beta, giving the protein MAIKSIDELCNGLLEKREKVNMGGGEKAVAKQKEKGKLTARERIDLLLDEGSFVEIDEYVEHRCHNFGMETKKFPGDGVVTGWGTVEGRKVYVFSQDFTVLGGSLGEMHAKKICKVMDLALQNGAPVVGINDSGGARIQEAVDSLNGYGEIFYKNTLASGVVPQISVIVGPTAGGAVYSPALTDYIFMVDKTGIMHITGPAVIKAVTGEEVTSEELGGAKTHNSKSGNAHFFANDEAECFKQVRDVLGFLPSNNMCDAPIKETSDSPNRMDMDLRNVVPTNPNKAYDVRDVISRIVDDGRFVEVQPMWATNMVIGYGSFGGQPVGIVANQANKMAGCLDIDNSDKASRFIRHCDAFNLPIVTLIDVPGYLPGKSQEWGGIIRHGAKLLYAYSEATVPLVSVVLRKAYGGAYLGMCAKSLGADTVLAWPQAQIAVMGAEGAANIIFRKEISGAEDQQAMRQKKIDEYEEAFANPYQAASRGLVDKVILPEETRQEVILALRSNGTKRQALPRKKHGVMPH; this is encoded by the coding sequence ATGGCTATAAAGTCGATTGATGAGCTCTGTAACGGCCTTTTGGAAAAAAGAGAAAAGGTGAACATGGGAGGCGGCGAAAAAGCCGTAGCTAAGCAGAAAGAGAAGGGCAAGCTGACCGCGAGGGAGAGAATAGACCTTCTGCTCGACGAGGGGTCTTTCGTCGAGATAGACGAATACGTGGAGCATCGTTGCCATAATTTCGGAATGGAGACCAAGAAATTCCCCGGAGACGGTGTCGTAACGGGATGGGGAACGGTGGAAGGACGGAAGGTTTACGTCTTCAGCCAGGATTTCACAGTCCTCGGAGGTTCTCTCGGGGAGATGCACGCAAAGAAGATCTGCAAGGTCATGGATCTGGCACTTCAGAACGGTGCCCCCGTAGTCGGGATCAACGATAGCGGCGGAGCGAGGATACAGGAGGCGGTGGATTCTCTCAACGGTTACGGAGAGATTTTCTACAAGAACACCCTTGCCAGCGGAGTCGTCCCCCAGATCTCCGTTATAGTCGGTCCTACCGCCGGTGGAGCCGTCTACAGCCCCGCACTGACCGACTATATCTTCATGGTGGATAAAACCGGGATTATGCATATAACCGGTCCCGCTGTGATCAAGGCCGTCACCGGCGAGGAGGTCACCAGCGAGGAGCTCGGCGGAGCCAAGACCCACAACAGCAAGTCCGGCAACGCCCATTTCTTCGCCAACGATGAGGCCGAATGTTTCAAGCAGGTCAGGGACGTTCTGGGCTTTTTGCCGAGCAACAACATGTGCGATGCTCCCATCAAGGAGACCTCGGACAGTCCCAACAGGATGGATATGGACCTCAGGAACGTAGTTCCAACCAATCCCAACAAAGCCTACGACGTCAGAGATGTCATCTCCAGGATCGTGGACGACGGACGTTTTGTCGAGGTTCAGCCTATGTGGGCCACCAACATGGTCATAGGTTACGGCTCCTTCGGCGGACAGCCTGTCGGGATAGTGGCGAACCAGGCCAACAAGATGGCTGGCTGTCTGGATATAGACAACTCCGACAAGGCAAGCCGCTTCATCCGCCATTGCGACGCTTTCAATCTTCCGATCGTGACTCTCATCGACGTCCCCGGCTACCTTCCAGGGAAGAGCCAGGAATGGGGCGGCATAATACGACATGGAGCCAAGCTTCTCTACGCCTACAGCGAGGCGACCGTACCCCTCGTGTCTGTGGTGCTTCGTAAGGCCTATGGAGGAGCCTATCTGGGTATGTGCGCCAAGTCCCTGGGGGCCGACACCGTCTTGGCCTGGCCTCAGGCTCAGATAGCCGTCATGGGAGCTGAGGGAGCCGCTAACATCATCTTCAGAAAAGAGATCTCCGGTGCCGAGGACCAGCAGGCCATGAGACAGAAGAAGATTGACGAGTACGAGGAGGCCTTTGCCAACCCCTATCAGGCCGCTAGCAGAGGACTGGTAGATAAGGTCATACTTCCTGAGGAAACGCGACAGGAGGTCATCCTGGCCCTTCGCTCCAACGGAACGAAGCGACAGGCCCTTCCCCGAAAGAAACACGGCGTGATGCCTCACTAA